The Flavobacterium sp. M31R6 nucleotide sequence TAAACTAAAAAAAGAAAAACCTCAAAAAAAATATTTTTCATTTTTAGCGAACGTTCGCTTGTTTTGTAAAAAACTTTTTGTAGTATTGCAGTATCAAAATGAACTAGTTATGAAAAACCAGACAGAAACCATCGAAAAAAAATTCCAAATAACAAATGGAATCACACAGCAGTATCCTGAAATATTGACGGATAGCGCCATTGAATTCTTAACTGAATTGCATCAAAAATTTAATAACAAAAGACTTTCGTTATTAGAAGACCGTAAAAGACAACAGGTCTTATTTGATGCAGGAGCTTTACCTTGTTTCCAACCGGAAACAAGAATGATTAGAGAAAGCAATTGGGTAGCCGCAACTACTCCAAGAGATTTACTAGACAGAAGAGTAGAAATCACAGGTCCTGTGGATCGTAAAATGGTCATCAACGCACTAAATTCTGGAGCCAAAACATTTATGGCCGATTTTGAAGATAGCACTTCCCCTACTTGGAGCAATTTAATGGAAGGGCAACAAAACCTGATCGACGCCGTAAACAAAACCATAACACTTGAAGATCAGATAAAAAATAAAAAATACGCTCTAAAAGAAAAAACAGCTGTTCTAATTGTAAGACCTCGTGGATTGCATTTGAATGAAAAGAACATACTTATCGACGGACAAGAAACTTCGGGCTCTCTAGTTGATTTTGGCTTATATGCTTTCCATAATCACGAACAATTATCCAAAAACGGAACTGCACCTTATTTCTATTTACCAAAATTGGAACATTATCTCGAAGCAAGATGGTGGAATGAGGTTTTCGAATTTGCACAAGAATATCTTGGAGAACAAAACGGAACTTTCAAAGCAACCGTTTTGATAGAGACAATAACAGCAAGTTTTCAGCTGGACGAAATCATCTTCGAATTAAGAGACCATATCGTGGGATTGAATTGTGGACGATGGGATTACATTTTTTCATTCATCAAAAAATTAAGAAAGAACAAAACCTTTCTTGTTCCAAATCGTGATCAGGTAACCATGACTTCGCCTTTTATGAGCGCTTATTCACAATTGGTTATTCAAAGATGTCACAAACGAAACATACACGCAATTGGCGGAATGGCGGCACAAATTCCAATCAAGAATGATGAAGAAGCCAATAATATTGCTTTTGACAAAGTAGTAACCGACAAGCGAAGAGAAGTTCAAAACGGGCATGACGGAACTTGGGTGGCCCATCCCGATTTGGTTCCCTTAGCTATGTCAGTATTTGATAAATATATGACTACTCAAAACCAGATTCATGTAAAAAGAGAAGATGTAAATGTAGTAGCAGAAGATTTACTGGCAGTCCCAAAAGGAACCATTACCGAAGAAGGTGTTCGCAAAAACATCAGTATTTCGGTTCTATATATTGCCTCATGGCTCAACGGACAAGGCGCTGCCGCTTTACATCATTTGATGGAAGACGCCGCTACTGCCGAAATCTCAAGATCTCAATTGTGGCAATGGCTTCAAAACGAAGTGATTTTGGACAACAACAAAACACTTACCGAAGATTATTATCACCGTCTGGCAATGGAAGAATTTGAAAAAATCAAAAAGATTGTCGGTGATGAAAACCACGAAAAACAAAACTATCATTTGGCAGAACAACTGCTCGATACTTTAGTAGTCAATGAAAATTTTATAGAATTTCTAACCTTAATCGGATATAAACATCTGTAATAATTTCAATGTCAAAAATCAATGTCAATGTCAAAATAAAAAAATCAACCAACAAATAACCAACAAACGCTATTAAACGAACACCATGAAAACAACCGAGACAAGAATTCAAGAATTAGTTACCGACTGGATTACAAACCCAAGATGGAAAGGAATCGAACGACCGTACACTGCCGAAGAAGTTGTAAATCTTCAAGGATCTTATCAAATTGAGCACAGCATTGCCAGAATGGGAGCTACCAAATTATGGAACAAACTCAATTCACAAGATTTTGTGGCAGGATTGGGCGCACTTACAGGAAACCAAGCCATTCAAGAAGTGGAAGCTGGACTGGAAGCCATTTACCTAAGTGGCTGGCAAGTGGCAGCCGACGCCAATGTGGCGGGCGAAATGTACCCTGACCAATCCTTATATCCTGCGAACAGCGTTCCTTTGGTTGTGAAAAGAATCAACAACGCACTTTTGCGCGCCGATCAAATACAAGTGGTTAACGGAACAACTGACAAAAAGGACTATTTGGTTCCAATAGTTGCCGATGCCGAAGCTGGTTTTGGAGGTAATCTAAATGCGTTCGAATTAATGAAATCGATGATCGAATCAGGAGCTTCTGGAGTTCACTTTGAAGACCAATTGAGCTCTGCCAAAAAATGCGGACATCTTGGAGGAAAGGTTTTGGTACCTACTCAAGAAGCCATCAATAAATTAATTGCTGCAAGATTGGCCGCCGATGTAATGGGAACGCCAACACTTATCGTGGCAAGAACTGATGCCGATGCTGCCAATTTATTGACCAGCGATATCGATCCGAGAGATGCCAAATTCATCACAGGAGAAAAAACAGCCGAAGGATTCTTCTATGTAAACTGTGGTGTGGAGCAAGGAATTGACCGCGGATTGAGTTATGCACCTTATGCCGATTTGATTTGGATGGAAACCAGCAATCCGGATTTGGCCTACGCTAAACAATTTGCAGAAGCCATCCACAAAAAATTCCCTGGAAAAATGCTGGCTTACAACTGTTCGCCTTCATTCAACTGGGCGGCCAAATTATCTGTTGCCGAAATGGAAACTTTCAGGGAAGACTTGGCTGCAATGGGCTACAAATTCCAGTTCATCACTTTGGCCGGATTCCATGCCTTGAACACCAGCATGTTTGAATTATCCAAAGCTTACAAAGAAAGAGGAATGGCCGGTTATTCTGAATTGCAGGAAAGAGAATTCGCATTGCAACAACACGGTTTTAAAGCCGTAAAACACCAAAATTTTGTTGGTACATCTTATTTTGATGCCGTACAAAATACCGTTACCACAGGAAAATCTTCTACAACAGCTATGAAAGATTCTACCGAAGTAGCGCAGTTTTAACTTTAACTACTTTTTCTAAAAAGCACGGAGAAACCCTAATTTCTTCGTGCTTTTTCGTTTATAACCTTTATTTGGGCGCACAGTCAAAACAAGAACTTTAGTGCAAATAATTAGTGTTTTTATTTTCACGCAGATTTACGCAGATTTACGCAGATTTACGCAGATTTACGCAGATTTACGCAGAAAAAAAGTGAAAATCTGCTGAATCTGCATGCTGTTTTTTTTAAAATTTCCCCCTTAACTTAATGATATTGTCCTTTAGCCCCGATAGCAGTGGAAATCCTTATAAGCCGGGGTTCGGCTTATAAGATTGCAACGAATAGCGGGACCAATGCCTGTTAAAAATGCCTAATCTTTCTGCTTCAAAAAACAATAATAAACTCCCGTCTATTCAAAGCCATTATTAAAATCTTAAAAAAAACTATACATATACTAATTACATTCTTAAAGTTACTATTTTTGATGATTCAATACCCAAAATCATTTTAAAATGAAGTTGCCACAATTTAAAATCATAAAATCAATAGAAAAGTGGCAATACCATATTCCAATAAAAAATTAATAAATACAAATACGTATGAAATACCACCAAATTGACCGCGCCCTTTTTATAAAAAACAGAGCAAAATTCATGGCTCAAATGAAGCCTAATAGTGTAGCAGTATTTAATTCTAATGATATTTATCCCGTTTCTGCAGACAGTACATTGCCATTTGCACAACACCGCGATATCTTTTATTTATCTGGAGTAGATCAAGAGGAAAGTATCTTATTACTTTTTCCAGATGCTCCTTACGAAAATCAAAGAGAAATACTATTCTTAAAAGAAACCAGTGCTCATATTGCTGTTTGGGAAGGTGAAAAACTGACCAAAGACCGCGCTTTTGAAGTTTCTGGGATTAAAACCGTTTATTGGTTACAAGATTTCGAGAAAATCCTGAACGAAATGATGACTTATTCAGACATCATGTACATCAACACCAACGAACATTACCGTGCTTCTATTGAAACCGAAACCCGTGAAGCTCGTTTCATAAAATGGTGGAAAGACAAATATCCAGCACATCAAGTTGCCAAAAGCAACCCAATATTGCAACGCATTCGTTCTGTCAAAGAAACAGAAGAAATTGATTTAATCCAGAACGCTTGTAACATCACCGAAAAAGGTTTCCGAAGGTTACTGTCATTCGTAAAACCAAATGTTACCGAATACGAAATCGAAGCTGAATTGGTCCACGAATTCATTCGCAACCGTTCCAAAGGTTTTGCTTACACACCAATTATTGCTTCTGGAAATAATGCCAATGTTTTGCATTACATCGAGAACAATCAGCAATGTAAAGCGGGTGATCTAGTATTACTAGACGTTGCCGCTGAATACGCAAATTATTCTAGTGATATGACACGTATGATTCCAGTTTCGGGAAGATTCACAGACAGACAAAAAGAGGTTTACAATGCTGTTTTGAGAGTTAAAAACGAAGCAACCAAAATGCTTACTCCAGGAACTCTTTGGAAACAATACCATGTAGAAGTGGGCAAAATCATGACTTCCGAATTACTTGGCTTAGGACTAATCGACAAAGCCGATGTTCAAAACGAAAACCCGGAATGGCCAGCTTACAAAAAATATTTCATGCACGGAACATCACACCACATGGGATTGGATACACACGATTACGGATTATTGCACGAGCCAATGAAAGCCAATATGGTTTTTACAGTTGAGCCTGGAATTTACATCCCAGCTGAAGGTTTTGGAATTCGTTTGGAAGATAATGTTGTTGTTCAGGAAAAAGGAGAGCCTTTCAACTTAATGAGAAACATCCCGATTGAAGTGGATGAAATCGAAAATTTAATGAATTCTTAGTTCAGATGGCAAAAAAAATATTCCTATTTGTCTTTCTATCTTTTTTTGGGCACACATTTGCCCAAACCGAGGGTTTTGCAAAAAACGAAGATTCCAGTCAAACCTATTATAAAATATTTGGCAAGGGTACACCAATTTTAATAATAAATGGTGGCCCCGGAATGAATAGCAATGGGTTTGAACCTATGGCAAAAACATTGGCCGAGAAGTATCAAACCATTGTTTATGACCAAAGAGGTACTGGAAAATCAACCTTAAAAGAATTAAACGACAAAACGGTTTCGATGAAATTAATGGCCGATGATATTGAGTCATTAAGAAAACATTTGAAAATCCAAAAGTGGACAATTCTTGGTCATTCTTTTGGCGGAATGTTGGCCTCTTATTATGCCACAATTTACCCAAACAGTATTGATAAATTAATTTTGTCATCTTCTGGCGGAGTAGATTTGAGTTTGTTAAAAGGTGAAAACCTAATTGAGGCTGGCTTGAGCAAAACCGAAAAAGATTCTTTGAACTATTGGAATGATAAAATCGAAAAAGGCGACACGACTTACACTGCAAGAATTGGCAGAGGAAGAGCCATGGCGCCTGCTTATGTTTACGATAGAAAATTTGTCCCTATCATTGCCGAAAGATTGACACAAGGCAATTCGACCATAAATTCATTATTATGGGGTGATATGCAAAAAACAAATTTTGACTGTAAAAACAAGTTCTCAAATTTCAAGAATCCTGTTTTAATCATTCAAGGAAAGCAAGATATCATTAGCAAGGAAATTGGGGAAATCAGTTTAAAAGCATTTCCAAATTCAAAAATGGTGCTGCTTGAAAATTGCAAACACTATGGTTGGCTTGACGCAAAAGAAAAGTATTTCAGCACAATTGAATCTTTTTTAAAAAGTTAAATGATTGATTTTATAGATTATAAAAACGGCTTTCAGGAATGGAAGCCGTTTTTTGTTTTCAATAAAATACTGAAACAATAAAATATGACAAAACAAAATAGGGCATCATTTTTTGAACCAACAAAACACGTAATAGTAGTGCAAAACACTATAATGCTAACCAAAACAGTCCCTAATACGCCTTATTTATACACCCAATACACCCAATTATCATCCCTACACCCCCTAATTAATACCCCACAAGCTCCCCATTTGCACCCCCTCTACACCCCATTAATAGCCCTATAATTACCCAAAAGACACCCTAAACATGCTAATTTATAACCCTAATAGACCACACTAGCACCCCTTATAGCTATACAATCCATTATAGTTTCTATCCATTTCTTTTTTCAATCCCAAGATTTTCTTTATGCTTTCACCTTTCGGCAACCTTATTTAGTTTAGGACAACAAGAAATTAAAGCTAACAGCTAGGCTGAGTTTTCTTCCGCAATTCAACAAAATTTTAGTCTTTCAATTGTAACATTACAAACCCTCATTCGACTCATTTAAAAAACTAAAATTCAAGAAATCATGCAAGCACACGAAATAGATTATCAGATTTTTGGAGAAGAAATGCAGTATGTGGAAATAGAATTAGATCCACAGGAAATCGTAATTGCCGAAGCGGGCAGTTTTATGATGATGGAAAATAACATCCAGATGGAAACCATATTTGGAGACGGTTCTGAGCAACAATCAGGTTCTGGTTTATTTGGCAAACTTTTGAATGCCGGAAAAAGAGTTCTCACAGGCGAAAGCTTATTCATGACAGCATTCCTGAATCAAGGAAATACCAAAAGCAAAGTTTCGTTTGCCTCGCCATATCCCGGAAAAATTCTTCCAATTGATTTAACGCAATTTCAAGGTAAATTTATCTGTCAAAAAAGTTCTTTCCTATGTGCTGCCAAAGGCGTTTCGGTTGGAATCGAGTTCTCCCAAAAACTAGGTCGTGGTTTATTTGGAGGCGAAGGTTTCATTATGCAAAAAATAGAAGGCGACGGAATGGCTTTTGTTCATTCTGGAGGAACAATGGCCAAAAAAGAATTGGCTCCCGGTGAAGTACTAAAAGTGGACACCGGCTGTATCATTGGTTTTACAAAAGATGTCGATTATGACATTCAATTTATAGGCGGAATCAAGAACTCTATTTTTGGAGGAGAAGGTTTGTTTTATGCCACTTTGAAAGGTCCTGGAACTGTTTACATACAATCATTGCCTTTCAGCAGATTGGCGGACAGAATCATCGCATCGGCACCAAGATCAGGTGGTAACAGCCGTGATGAAGGAAGTTTACTAGGTGGACTGGGTAATCTTTTGGACGGGGATAATCGATTTTAAATTTTTTATAAATTGTAATTGCTAACGGCTTTCAGAGATGGGAGCCGTTTTTATTTTATAAATTGCTTTCTCCAAATGTAGCATTTCGGAATTTAAAAAATTAATTTTGCATTTGTAAACTATCAACAAATACTTATCCCATTGGAAACACTTCTCTACAAAAACACACAAATTTCATACTCAGATACCGGAAAAGGAACCGCAGTAGTTTTGTTGCATGGTTTTTTGGAAAACAAAACTATGTGGGATGCATTTGTTCCTGAATTAAGTAAAAAGAATCGAATCATAACCATCGATTTATTGGGTCACGGCGAAACCGAAAGTTTGGGATATATCCAAACCATGGAAGAAAATGCCGATGTGGTTCATGAGGTTTTATCCAAACTGCGAATTCGAAAAGCGATTCTTGTGGGACATTCTATGGGAGGATATGTTGCTTTGGCTTTCGCCGAATTGTATCCCGAAAAAATGAAAGGATTGGTATTACTTAACTCTACTTCGAAAGAAGACAGTTCCGAAAGAAAGAAAAACAGAGACCGAGCCATCAAAGCCGTTAAGAAAGATTACGAGACCTTCATCAGACTTTCTATCGCCAATTTGTTCAGTGAAGAGAACCGAGAAATCCTTATCAAAGAGATAGAAGAAGTAAAAATTCAAGCCTTAAAAACGCCATTACAAGGAATTGTTGCCTCACTTGAGGGAATGAAAGCTAGAAAAGACAGAGAATTTCTTTTACACACTACAACTTATCCAAAATTATTGATTTTAGGAAAAAAAGATCCTGTTCTCAATTACGAAGAAAACTTGGAACAAATAAAAAATACCGATGTCGAATTGGTCACTTTTCCGGATGGTCACATGAGTTCTATTGAAAATCAAGCGGAGTTACTTACTGTTTTAGCGTCTTTTATCAAAAAGATTTAATCAAAGCTATATACACAATCCCATTGTGTTCTTTGCGCAACCTTAGCGACCTTTGCGGTTAAACCTTCTCTTCAAAAGAAATTGTCACATCCAATATCTCATTCAACAACAAAACAATTTGTTCCAAATAATTAGATTGGATTTCATTATTTATAATGGCAACACTCTCTTTTTCTTCTTTGAAATTAAAAGACAAAAAACCTGATTTTAAGTTTTTAAAAGAAATAATTCCAGCCTCGATCGGTTTTCCATTAGCATTGTTCTCATACATATAAGCATACGCCAAAACCTGAATAATTTTATCATTTTTGATATCTTCAGTTAATCCTTTCCAAGATTTAAGCGTGACACTGGCTTTCTCGACTTTACCCGTTTTATAATCAATAATTCTAATTGTTCCGTTGCGTTCTTCAATCCTATCCACATTTCCCTTAATTAAAACAGGAAAAGGCAGACTTGAATCTTCAACTATTCTTTCAAAAGTCTTTTCAAGCTCCAGAATCTTTATCGCATCACCGTTTTTAATACTCTCCAATTCTACTTTAAGGAAGTTAAAAACATTACGCTTTGCTACTTCAAAAGCCAATAGATTTCGCCCCTTTTTTATTTCTCCTTCTTTGTAAACTACTTTAAATTGGATCAAGACTTCAGAGTCAATTTTCTTAATACAATTTTGAATGTCTGTTTCTGAAATAAACTTACCAATAAACGGTTCATACAAAACCTTTAAAGTCTCGTGAATAATAGTCCCCAAAGTATTCAAGGCAATATTTTCCTCTACCTCTTCAACTTCACTAATTCTCAAAATCTTTTGAAAATAAAACTGAATCGGATTCCGTATATAACTAGTCAATGCTGATGGTGAAAATCCTTTTTCGGCTATTTCTTTCAGGCGCAACATCACCTTCTCCGATTTTGGAATTACCATTGGCCGATATGCCGTGTCAGGTAAAACTGCATTGTAAATTTCGTGTGTTAAAGTGTGGTTACGTTGTTTCTCTACTTCCAATTGGGTAATGAAACGGCTCTTTTCACCTGCGTCCAGACCTTCGCTTTCGGTATTATACAGCAAATAAATATTTTTTGCACGTTGCAGCAAATGATAAAAGTGATAGGTATAGATAGCATCTTTCTCTTTAAAAGTTGGCAATCCCAATTCACGCTTTACATCATAAGGAATAAAAGAATTTTGCGATTTACCGGCCGGAAATTTACCTTCATTCATAGAAGTGATAATTACAGTTTCAAAATCCAACACTCTACTTTCCAAGACACCCATGATTTGCAAACCATTTAAAGGCTCCCCTTCAAAAGAAACTTCAGCCAAATCAATTACTTGCTTATAAATGGCGTACAAGGTATCAATGGTGTCAATTTCTTTGTGTTGTGAATAGTAATTAATCAGTTTATTAATTACTTTAAAAATGGCATAGACAAAAGTTTTCGCTATTTTTTCCTCTTCATTTTCATTGCTCAAATTAGTCTTAACTTGTAGCAATAAACTAGAGATTATTTCTAAAACAGCAATAGAACCTTTCTCCCACTTTTGAAATACAAGCAAGAATAAATCACTAGCATTATCATTTAATTCCAATAATTTATGATGGCTGATAAACGTGTAGTTATTTTTATTAATAATCCCAACCAAAGCACTTGTATTGGCATAAGGTTCAATTAACGGATGGGTTAATATATCCAACACATCTTTATAATAAAAAACATAGCTATTATTACTTCGCGACAATGCATTGGTGTGCATTTTAAATAATTTGGCAATCAATATTTGTGCCGGATTATTTTTACTGGAATAGCCCATGGTAATATTCAAAGCTCCAACAGAACTAGGCAAGGAATACAATAGTGGAATCAACAAATTCTCTTCTCCCAAAACAATAGCCACTTTATCTAAGGTGGCAGTTGGATTTTCAATGTTGATTTTTTCTATAATACTTCCTGCAATCTTGGCTTGACCGATGGTTTTCGGAGTTCCAATGACTTGAATATTTTTGGTAGCCGAAAAATCATCCACAATCCATTCAAAAGGATTTCTCTTATAGTGCTTCCAACTTTCTTTAAAACGACGCACAAATAAACCGGCATCATGATAGGGATCATTTAGAAACGTTTGATCAGCATCCCAATATATTTTGGCCTGCTCTGAAGCAATAAGATGTTGAATTATTTTTTCCTCAGAAGCGTTCAAAGCATTAAAACCTGCAAAAACAAAATGTTTTCCTTGAATTGATTTTGAAAAACCATCTAAGTTCTTAACTGCTTCACGATAAATTAACCCTTGATATCCGATTCCATTTTTAAGCAAATGCTCATAAAGAGATTGGTAATATTTTGGTAACAACTTCCAAAAATCAATATAATTTTCGAGTAACTGCGTTTTGTTCTCAACTTCAATTCCCCATTTCTTGATATCCTCAATGTCTTTTAAGTACGATAAGACATAATTTGGATCTAACAAATAACGATCAATTTCATTAAAATCCTGAAGTAATGTTTTTGCCCAATTGGCAAAAAGTTCAAATGATTGCTGATTGTTTCTTTCTGTGATAGATAAATAGATCTCATAAAATTCAAATAGCAATTCTATGGGATCAATAGTTCTTATCCCTGCGATATTTTGGACAAAATCTTCAATACTGATGATTTCTGGCGAAAACATATTTTCCGCTGTTTGCTTTTTTAATGCTTCAACAAGAAATATTTTGGCGCGTTTGTTGGGTAAAACCACTATAGTATCGGCAATTATATTATGATACTCCAATATTATTACAGCAGCAATTTTATCTAAAAAAGAATTATTTGTCATTTTATAAATATAAAAAAAGCCATTCAATTAAGAATGGCTTTTTAAAATTATTTAGAGAATTGATTACAATTTACCTTCGTATATTGTACCTATGTGTCTAATTTCAGTTCTTCTGTTTAATGCTCTACCTTCTTTAGTTTTGTTAGTAGCAACTGGTTTAGATGAACCATAACCAGCAGAAGTTAAGTTAGCAGGATTAACACCTTTTTCAATTAATTTATCCATAACAACTTTAGCTCTAGCTTCAGAAAGTTTTTGGTTTAATTTAGCGCTACCTGTGTTATCTGTGTGACCTTCGATAGCAAATTTAGCGTTAGGGTAGTTTTTAAGGATTTCTTTAATCGCTTCTAATCTACCATCTGTAGCTCCTTTATCAGCAGTCTCAAGTATAGCTTTACCAGTTACGAAGTAAACTGCTCTAGCTTGTACTTTAAGTTCTTGTAACACTTGCTCAGTTACTTCTGGACAACCTTTGTTACTTGCAGGACCAGGTACTGTAGGACAAGCATCATCTTTATCTAATACTCCATCTTTATCAGCATCTAATTCAGGACATCCTCCATTTGAAGCTGGACCAGCTACTGTAGGACATTTGTCTGAAGCATCAGTAACACCGTCACCATCTGTATCAGGACAACCTTGGAATTGTTTCAATCCAGCTACTGAAGGACAAGCATCATCAGGATCTGCTACACCGTCACCGTCTGTATCAGGACATCCTTGGAATTCAGCTGGACCAGCAACTGTAGGACATTTGTCTTTAGAATCTTCGATACCATCAGCATCTGTATCAGGACAACCATTGAATTGTTTTAGACCTGCCACTTCTGGACAAGCATCATCTTTGTCATAGATTCCATCTCCATCAGTATCTTTAGCTCCAAACTTAAAAGTTAAACCTGCAGAATATTGAGTGTAAGAAGGTGCATCTGGAGTGTTTGTTCCAGCATATTGTCTATCTCCAAAAGATTTTTTATAAACACCTAGCAAAGAAAGACCTACGTTTTCAGTAAACCAAAAGTTTAATCCAACTCCAGGATTTACTGTTCCGTAGCTTTCGTCTCCTAAGAAAGTATAACCTCCACCAACACTTAATGTAGGCTCAACTACCTTAGATTTTAGTAATTCCATAAAACTGTACGTAACTGTAGCATCAATACCATAGTACATCAAATCCCCTGGATTCACAGCTGCAAAATCATTTTTATCTGGTGTACGACCAGGAACAGCTACAACAAATTTATCAATTTGATTGATAGATCCTGTAAGTCCTACAATAAAACCACTTCCTACGTATCTTGAAACGTTGATATAAGAAACTGAAGGAAGAATATTCCAGTTATCACTTACCATAAAAGGCTGATCAAAATGACTCATAAAGTCTCCACCAGCACTAGATCTGTAGTCAATCGCGTTTACTCCAAAACCGATAGCCCATTTATTGTTACTGTCTTGTGCTTGAGAACTTAATCCCATCACCATCGTTACAGCAACTAAAAGTTTGTTAAGATGTTTCATACTTGTTATTTTTAATTACAATTAGTTAATTTCAAACAAAAGTAGGACGATTTTCTGTAACAACAAAATAAAATGTTAAATAAAACACTTCGTAAACACAAAATTTAACAATTATATTACAGCAAGTCTCTTACCCACAACCACAAAAGCATCAATTGCTTTATCCAAATGTTCTTTTGTATGAGCTGCTGATAATTGCACTCTTATCCTAGCTTTATCTTTAGGCACCACTGGAAAAAAGAAACCTATTACATACACACCTTCTTTTAAAAGTTCATTAGCCATATTTTGTGCTAATTTTGCATCATAAAGCATCACTGGAACTATAGCTGAATCCCCTTCTACTATGTCAAAACCTGCTTTTTTCATTCCTGCTTTAAAGTAGTTGGTATTCCATTCCAATTTATCTCTAAGCGCAGTATTTCTTTCTAATAACTCAAAAACCTTGATCGATGCCCCCACAATAGCCGGAGCCAATGAATTTGAAAACAAATAAGGTCTGGAACGTTGACGGAGTAATTCAATTATTTCTTTCTTTGCTGTCGTATAACCCCCCATCGCTCCTCCTAGAGCTTTCCCCAATGTACCTGTAATAATATCTATACGCCCCATTACACCTTTGGCTTCAAGCGTTCCTTTTCCCGTTGCTCCAATAAATCCTGCAGCATGACATTCATCCACCATAACCAAGGCGTCATACTTATCGGCTAGGTCACAAATCTTATCTAATGGCGCCACAACTCCATCCATTGAAAAAACGCCATCAGTTACAATTATTTTAAAACGAGCTCCCGTTTCATTGGCTTTAATCAATTGCTGTTCCAAATCTTCCATATTGCTGTTCTCATAACGATAACGAGCCGCTTTACATAAACGCACTCCGTCAATTATAGAAGCATGATT carries:
- a CDS encoding PD-(D/E)XK nuclease family protein, whose amino-acid sequence is MTNNSFLDKIAAVIILEYHNIIADTIVVLPNKRAKIFLVEALKKQTAENMFSPEIISIEDFVQNIAGIRTIDPIELLFEFYEIYLSITERNNQQSFELFANWAKTLLQDFNEIDRYLLDPNYVLSYLKDIEDIKKWGIEVENKTQLLENYIDFWKLLPKYYQSLYEHLLKNGIGYQGLIYREAVKNLDGFSKSIQGKHFVFAGFNALNASEEKIIQHLIASEQAKIYWDADQTFLNDPYHDAGLFVRRFKESWKHYKRNPFEWIVDDFSATKNIQVIGTPKTIGQAKIAGSIIEKINIENPTATLDKVAIVLGEENLLIPLLYSLPSSVGALNITMGYSSKNNPAQILIAKLFKMHTNALSRSNNSYVFYYKDVLDILTHPLIEPYANTSALVGIINKNNYTFISHHKLLELNDNASDLFLLVFQKWEKGSIAVLEIISSLLLQVKTNLSNENEEEKIAKTFVYAIFKVINKLINYYSQHKEIDTIDTLYAIYKQVIDLAEVSFEGEPLNGLQIMGVLESRVLDFETVIITSMNEGKFPAGKSQNSFIPYDVKRELGLPTFKEKDAIYTYHFYHLLQRAKNIYLLYNTESEGLDAGEKSRFITQLEVEKQRNHTLTHEIYNAVLPDTAYRPMVIPKSEKVMLRLKEIAEKGFSPSALTSYIRNPIQFYFQKILRISEVEEVEENIALNTLGTIIHETLKVLYEPFIGKFISETDIQNCIKKIDSEVLIQFKVVYKEGEIKKGRNLLAFEVAKRNVFNFLKVELESIKNGDAIKILELEKTFERIVEDSSLPFPVLIKGNVDRIEERNGTIRIIDYKTGKVEKASVTLKSWKGLTEDIKNDKIIQVLAYAYMYENNANGKPIEAGIISFKNLKSGFLSFNFKEEKESVAIINNEIQSNYLEQIVLLLNEILDVTISFEEKV
- a CDS encoding OmpA family protein, whose product is MKHLNKLLVAVTMVMGLSSQAQDSNNKWAIGFGVNAIDYRSSAGGDFMSHFDQPFMVSDNWNILPSVSYINVSRYVGSGFIVGLTGSINQIDKFVVAVPGRTPDKNDFAAVNPGDLMYYGIDATVTYSFMELLKSKVVEPTLSVGGGYTFLGDESYGTVNPGVGLNFWFTENVGLSLLGVYKKSFGDRQYAGTNTPDAPSYTQYSAGLTFKFGAKDTDGDGIYDKDDACPEVAGLKQFNGCPDTDADGIEDSKDKCPTVAGPAEFQGCPDTDGDGVADPDDACPSVAGLKQFQGCPDTDGDGVTDASDKCPTVAGPASNGGCPELDADKDGVLDKDDACPTVPGPASNKGCPEVTEQVLQELKVQARAVYFVTGKAILETADKGATDGRLEAIKEILKNYPNAKFAIEGHTDNTGSAKLNQKLSEARAKVVMDKLIEKGVNPANLTSAGYGSSKPVATNKTKEGRALNRRTEIRHIGTIYEGKL
- the kbl gene encoding glycine C-acetyltransferase encodes the protein MYGKIQQHLQSELQTIEENGIFKKERIITSPQGAEITISTGEKVLNFCANNYLGLSSHPEVVQAAKDAMDTHGFGMSSVRFICGTQDIHKTLEKKIADFYGTEDTILYAAAFDANGGVFEPLFGENDAIISDSLNHASIIDGVRLCKAARYRYENSNMEDLEQQLIKANETGARFKIIVTDGVFSMDGVVAPLDKICDLADKYDALVMVDECHAAGFIGATGKGTLEAKGVMGRIDIITGTLGKALGGAMGGYTTAKKEIIELLRQRSRPYLFSNSLAPAIVGASIKVFELLERNTALRDKLEWNTNYFKAGMKKAGFDIVEGDSAIVPVMLYDAKLAQNMANELLKEGVYVIGFFFPVVPKDKARIRVQLSAAHTKEHLDKAIDAFVVVGKRLAVI